The following coding sequences are from one Lycium ferocissimum isolate CSIRO_LF1 chromosome 3, AGI_CSIRO_Lferr_CH_V1, whole genome shotgun sequence window:
- the LOC132049624 gene encoding UDP-glycosyltransferase 76E1, translating to MKIQRRLRVVLVPYPFQGHVTPMLQLGSILHSQGFSVIVAHTEYSAPNYSNHPEFVFHSMNDGSHGIDMSFPSLENTYSMNENCKAPLRNYLARMMEEDEEEDVQGDQLACIIYDNVMFFVDDVATQLRLPSIVLRTFSAAYLNSMLTIFQEPEKYLPFEESQLLDPLPELHPLRYKDLTFPAIDNTVPEPVLEFCRAMSDIGSSVATIWNTMQDLENTMLLRLQEHYKVPFFPIGPFHKMVPSISSTSILEEDRSCIEWLDKQAPNSVLYVSLGSLVRIDDKELTETAWGLANSKQPFLWVIRPGSVSGFQCAEALPDGFEKMVGERGQIVKWAPQKQVLAHPAIAGFFTHCGWNSTLESILEEVPMICRPLLADQFVNARYLSQIYKVGLELEVIERTVIEKTVRKLMLSEGGKDLKRRVVEMKQNIVAGMQMDGSSQKNLNDLVDFISSLPSRCSPPTPVAIMCSNHTSSKCIIES from the exons ATGAAAATACAAAGAAGACTACGTGTAGTACTAGTACCATACCCATTCCAGGGGCATGTAACACCTATGCTTCAGCTTGGTAGTATCCTTCATTCACAAGGCTTTTCTGTTATAGTTGCACATACTGAATACAGTGCTCCTAATTATTCCAATCACCCCGAATTCGTCTTCCATTCTATGAATGACGGATCACACGGAATAGACATGTCATTCCCGAGTTTAGAGAATACATATAGTATGAACGAGAACTGCAAGGCGCCCTTGAGAAATTACCTCGCTAGGATGATGGAAGAGGACGAGGAAGAAGATGTTCAAGGCGATCAGCTCGCTTGTATCATTTATGACAATGTTATGTTCTTCGTCGATGATGTAGCCACTCAGCTGAGGCTCCCCAGTATTGTCCTCCGCACTTTCAGTGCTGCATATTTGAACTCTATGCTCACCATTTTTCAGGAACCAGAAAAATATCTTCCTTTTGAAG AGTCTCAGCTGCTGGATCCGTTGCCGGAACTTCATCCCCTCAGGTATAAGGATCTAACATTTCCTGCCATCGATAATACAGTTCCTGAACCAGTACTAGAGTTCTGTAGAGCAATGAGCGATATAGGATCATCTGTCGCGACTATTTGGAACACGATGCAAGACTTGGAGAATACAATGTTGTTACGCCTTCAGGAACATTACAAGGTGCCCTTCTTTCCAATAGGCCCTTTTCACAAAATGGTGCCTTCAATCTCCTCGACTAGCATACTGGAAGAAGATAGAAGTTGCATCGAGTGGCTCGATAAACAAGCTCCTAACTCTGTTCTCTATGTCAGCTTGGGTAGCCTAGTAAGGATTGATGACAAAGAGCTAACTGAGACTGCTTGGGGATTAGCTAACAGTAAGCAACCGTTCTTGTGGGTAATTCGACCGGGATCTGTCTCTGGCTTTCAATGTGCTGAGGCACTGCCAGATGGTTTTGAGAAAATGGTAGGAGAAAGAGGCCAGATAGTGAAATGGGCACCACAAAAACAGGTGCTTGCCCATCCCGCGATAGCTGGATTTTTCACACATTGTGGTTGGAATTCTACACTTGAAAGTATTTTGGAAGAAGTCCCTATGATATGCAGGCCGCTTTTAGCTGACCAATTTGTGAACGCAAGGTATCTTAGCCAAATATATAAGGTTGGGTTAGAATTGGAGGTGATCGAGAGAACCGTTATAGAGAAAACAGTAAGAAAACTCATGTTAAGTGAAGGAGGCAAAGATTTGAAGAGAAGGGTAGTAGAGATGAAACAAAACATAGTTGCTGGTATGCAGATGGACGGTTCTTCACAAAAGAATCTGAATGATTTGGTAGACTTCATTTCTTCCTTGCCCTCACGGTGCTCTCCGCCAACGCCTGTAGCAATCATGTGCTCAAACCATACATCAAGCAAGTGTATCATAGAGTCCTGA
- the LOC132049625 gene encoding UDP-glycosyltransferase 76E1-like, translating to MKEQRRQSVVLVPYPFQGHVTPMLQLGSILHSQGFSVIVAHTEYNAPNYSNHPEFIFHSMVDRLQGIDISFLTLENIYDMNENCKDPLRNYLVKMLEEEEEENVRGDQLSCIIYDNVMFFVDDVVTQLRLLSIVLRTFSAAYLNSMLTILQQPEKYLPFEDSQLLDPLPELHPLRFKDVPFPVIDNDVPEPLREFCRAMSNIGSSVASIWNTMQDLENSMLLHLQEHYKVPFFPIGPFHKMAPLSSSTSILEEDRSCIEWLDKQAPNSVLYVSLGSLVRIDDKELIETAWGLANSEQPFLWVIRPGSVSGFQWAEALPDGFAKMVGERGRIVKWAPQKQVLAHPAVAGFFTHCGWNSILESILEEVPMICRPLLADQFVNARYLSQIYKVGLELEVIERTVIEKTVRKLMLSEEGKDLKRRVVEMKQNIVAGMQTDGSSQKNLNDLVDFISSLPSRRSLPTPVVGAIVNSNHIPSKCIIES from the exons atgaaggaACAAAGAAGACAAAGTGTAGTACTAGTGCCATACCCATTCCAGGGGCATGTAACACCAATGCTGCAGCTTGGAAGTATCCTTCATTCTCAAGGCTTTTCTGTCATAGTTGCACATACTGAATACAATGCTCCTAATTACTCCAATCATCCTGAATTCATCTTCCATTCTATGGTCGACAGGTTACAGGGAATTGACATCTCATTCCTGACTTTAGAGAACATTTACGATATGAACGAGAATTGCAAGGATCCTCTCAGAAATTACCTCGTTAAGATGttggaagaggaagaggaagagaatGTTCGAGGTGATCAACTCTCCTGTATCATTTATGATAATGTCATGTTCTTCGTCGATGATGTGGTGACTCAGCTGAGGCTTCTTAGCATTGTTTTGCGCACTTTTAGTGCTGCATATTTGAACTCTATGCTCACCATTCTTCAGCAACCAGAAAAATATCTTCCTTTTGAAG ATTCTCAGCTTTTGGATCCGTTACCGGAGCTTCATCCCCTGAGGTTTAAGGATGTACCGTTTCCTGTCATTGATAATGATGTTCCAGAACCGCTACGAGAGTTCTGTAGAGCAATGAGCAATATAGGATCATCTGTCGCGTCTATTTGGAACACGATGCAAGATTTGGAGAATTCAATGTTGTTACACCTTCAGGAACATTACAAGGTGCCTTTCTTTCCAATAGGCCCTTTTCACAAAATGGCGCCTTTGTCCTCATCGACTAGCATACTAGAAGAAGATAGAAGTTGCATCGAGTGGCTCGATAAACAAGCTCCTAATTCAGTTCTCTATGTCAGCTTAGGTAGCCTAGTAAGAATTGATGACAAAGAGCTAATTGAGACAGCTTGGGGATTAGCTAACAGTGAGCAACCGTTCTTGTGGGTAATCCGTCCGGGCTCTGTCTCGGGCTTTCAATGGGCTGAGGCACTGCCGGATGGTTTTGCCAAAATGGTAGGAGAGAGAGGCCGGATAGTGAAATGGGCCCCACAAAAACAGGTGCTTGCACATCCCGCGGTAGCAGGATTTTTCACTCATTGTGGTTGGAATTCTATACTTGAAAGTATTTTGGAAGAAGTCCCTATGATATGCAGGCCGCTTTTAGCTGACCAATTTGTGAACGCAAGGTATCTGAGCCAAATATATAAGGTTGGGTTAGAATTGGAGGTGATCGAGAGAACCGTTATAGAGAAAACAGTAAGAAAACTCATGTTAAGTGAAGAAGGCAAAGATTTGAAGAGAAGGGTAGTAGAGATGAAACAAAACATAGTTGCTGGTATGCAGACGGACGGTTCTTCACAAAAGAATCTGAATGATTTGGTAGACTTCATTTCTTCCTTGCCCTCACGGCGCTCTCTGCCAACGCCTGTTGTTGGGGCAATCGTGAACTCAAATCATATACCAAGCAAATGTATCATAGAGTCCTGA
- the LOC132050922 gene encoding F-box protein CPR1-like yields the protein MGVQFREDILMEILSRLPVRYLVRFKCVSKLWKALISDPYFIKKHLNQAKNDPRSQKLLISQYCPKYAICSLYCCPLSSVQLVENEQEYDWPSNSRIIIYCCCTGLAVIGVVDQIRRTVRLMLWNPSTGESIVLPDPEFPPVHEHRLGLGYDSASGDYKILKLRDGRGDIEEPGEILALKAGSWRNIDKIPRGSSSQLAAMGSGLAFLNDAFHWICTSRNYFQLLPRTYSLVSFSISNEVYGEIPLPEEVLDLKGNPFIGVSVVDGMLCVHSNYGNPWKRVFKLWVLKDYGVKESWNALFSIEDPQLVFAVPKYRFAEGEMLYWSLYIQNDGVYSFRTSRGSFRSRDSIQEGCAFTEGLIPPKSLI from the coding sequence ATGGGAGTCCAATTCCGGGAGGACATACTTATGGAGATCCTCAGCAGGTTACCCGTGCGGTATCTTGTTCGATTCAAATGTGTTTCGAAATTGTGGAAGGCATTAATCTCTGATCCTTACTTTATAAAGAAGCATCTCAATCAGGCCAAGAATGATCCACGTTCTCAAAAACTTCTTATTTCCCAATATTGCCCTAAGTATGCTATATGTTCCTTGTATTGTTGTCCTTTATCGTCGGTTCAActggttgagaatgaacaagaATATGATTGGCCTTCAAACTCTAGAATCATAATCTATTGTTGTTGCACCGGCTTGGCTGTTATCGGCGTTGTTGATCAAATTAGGCGTACAGTCAGACTTATGCTGTGGAACCCCTCCACAGGAGAATCAATAGTACTTCCTGATCCAGAATTTCCACCAGTGCACGAACATCGTTTGGGATTGGGTTATGACTCAGCTAGTGGTGACTATAAGATCCTAAAACTTCGTGATGGCAGAGGTGATATTGAAGAACCTGGTGAAATTCTCGCATTGAAAGCTGGTTCCTGGAGAAATATTGATAAAATTCCTCGTGGAAGTAGCAGTCAACTGGCTGCTATGGGTTCCGGTCTGGCATTTTTAAATGATGCATTTCATTGGATATGTACGTCTAGAAATTATTTTCAGCTTCTTCCAAGAACTTATTCTCTGGTTTCATTTAGTATTTCAAATGAAGTGTACGGGGAGATACCGTTGCCAGAGGAAGTATTAGACTTGAAGGGCAATCCCTTTATTGGCGTTTCCGTAGTGGACGGAATGCTTTGTGTTCATTCTAATTATGGTAATCCGTGGAAGCGCGTTTTTAAGTTATGGGTATTGAAAGACTATGGTGTCAAGGAATCTTGGAATGCATTGTTTAGTATAGAAGATCCGCAACTTGTTTTTGCCGTACCGAAATATAGGTTTGCTGAAGGTGAAATGCTATACTGGAGCTTGTATATTCAGAATGATGGGGTGTATTCCTTTAGGACATCCAGAGGATCATTTCGATCACGTGATTCCATTCAGGAGGGATGTGCTTTTACAGAAGGCTTGATCCCTCCAAAATCACTTATTTAG